Proteins found in one Macadamia integrifolia cultivar HAES 741 unplaced genomic scaffold, SCU_Mint_v3 scaffold_259A, whole genome shotgun sequence genomic segment:
- the LOC122071539 gene encoding agamous-like MADS-box protein AGL80, whose translation MARKKVKLAWIQNHSARKATFKKRKRGIMKKVSELSTLCGVSACAIIYGTYEPEPDVWPSPPEAKRVLARFRNMPDMEQCKKMLNQEEFLRRRIVKTKEQVKKYSKDNQDKENTKLLFECLAGQKGLHDLGLETLTDIIWIAESKLKTMKDRMGLLNKGPTIHPPLPTLSDPPPQYFMTMSTPNLNPTPNLNPAPNPMDIHYHDHQRMMMMRNNNPATAANANAVTVATAAGAPREVIRNIVGGGEQNSMAAIDHHQVAAIEALHAGHQLTPTNWFMDMNMMSHNEQVGFAPNEMVMQYVDNNNIWTNPFFP comes from the coding sequence ATGGCTAGGAAGAAGGTGAAGTTGGCATGGATCCAAAATCACTCAGCGAGGAAAGCTACcttcaagaaaaggaagaggggaATAATGAAGAAGGTGAGTGAGCTGAGCACACTGTGTGGGGTGAGTGCTTGCGCCATCATCTACGGAACCTATGAGCCGGAGCCAGATGTTTGGCCGTCCCCTCCAGAAGCCAAACGCGTTCTGGCTCGTTTTAGGAACATGCCCGACATGGAACAATGCAAGAAGATGTTGAATCAGGAAGAATTCCTGAGACGAAGGATCGTTAAGACCAAGGAACAAGTGAAGAAGTATTCCAAAGACAATCAAGATAAGGAGAACACCAAACTCTTGTTCGAGTGCTTGGCAGGACAAAAGGGTTTGCATGATCTGGGGCTCGAGACTCTCACCGATATCATATGGATCGCCGAATCCAAACTGAAGACCATGAAAGATAGGATGGGACTCCTCAATAAGGGCCCTACTATTCATCCCCCTCTTCCTACCCTTTCTGATCCTCCTCCCCAGTACTTCATGACCATGTCCACCCCTAATCTTAACCCCACCCCCAACCTTAACCCCGCCCCCAACCCCATGGATATTCATTATCATGATCatcagaggatgatgatgatgaggaacaATAATCCTGCAACTGCTGCTAATGCTAATGCTGTAACTGTTGCTACTGCTGCTGGTGCTCCCAGAGAAGTGATCAGAAATATTGTTGGTGGAGGAGAGCAAAACAGCATGGCTGCAATAGATCATCATCAGGTGGCGGCCATAGAGGCTTTGCATGCAGGACATCAACTGACCCCCACCAACTGGTTCATGGATATGAATATGATGAGCCACAATGAACAAGTGGGCTTCGCTCCCAATGAAATGGTTATGCAATATGTGGATAACAATAACATCTGGACCAATCCTTTCTTTCCCTGA